The Pseudofrankia sp. DC12 region CTAGACGTTCGGGGGACGTAAGGTGAACCCACGCCCCGATAGACCGGTTCTCCTGCGTTCCCCCCGTACGTCAGGAGTCAACGGACTGTCGGGGCATCCACTTTTTGTGCTGTTTGTTCGTCTCCGCGTGTTCTCTCGCTTCGCGTGATATCGCTCCCTGCCGGCGCACGGCCCACGGACCGCGCTCTCGCGCTTTCCCGGCCGCATTCGTGCCGTGGCCGGCAGGTCGAGATCGGCCGTCGGTCGCCGGCCGATCCGGAAGCCAGCGCGAGATTCATCGCTCGCTGCGCCGCGGCTTCGGTGGCCCATTCCGGGATCACGGTCCATTTGTTCTCCATCGGCCCTTTTCGGCTGAGGTGCCGGGAAAATGCCGGAACAAGACCACGAGTCTGCCGACGTGGGGACTCCTGGATCTCGTTCTACGGATACGACGGGCCGCAGTGGCCGAGAGCGGTTAACGTCTGCTGACGGCGCCGCCGCCGAATGGGCGACGGATCGGGGATCTCCCGGGTGGCGCCGCACCGTCGGCGATCCGGGCGGTCGGCGGTTCGGGAGGTTCGGAACCTGGCCGGCCCGCAGGCCCCCGGAATCGGGGCGAAGCGCGATCGGGGAGACAGGGGGAACTGGTGCAGGTGCCAGCGGCGAGAATCGTCTTCTCCGAGGCGGACCGTGCCGAGATCGCGGCGGCGACGGCCGAAGTCCTGGCCACCGGCCAGCTCACCCTCGGCACGTACACCCGCGAGTTCGAGGACGCCTTCGCGCGGGCGCAGGCCGCTCCGTTCGCGATCGCGGTGAACAGCGGCACGGCCGCACTGGAAATCATCCTGCGGGCCGTGGACGTGGCCGGAGCCGACGTCGTGCTGCCGACGAACACCTTCGCGGCGACCGCGTTCGCGGTGCAGCGCGCCGGCGGGCGACCGGTCTTCGCGGACGTCGACCCCGATACCTTCGCGCTCTCGGCCCAGACGGTGGCGGCGGTGCTGACCGACCGGACGAAGGCGGTCGTCGTCGTCCACGTCGGCGGGCTCATCCCGGCCGGGATCGACGCGCTCCAGGCTCTGTGTGACGAACGTGGCCTGGCCCTCGTCGAGGACGCCGCGCACGCGCACGGCTCCCGGCGCGCCGGTCGGTACGCCGGCCAGTTCGGCGTCGCGGCGGCGTTCTCGTTCTACCCGACGAAGGTCATCACGAGCGGTGAGGGCGGCATGATCGTCACTGCCGACGAGCGGATCCGGAATGAGGCGCTTCTTTACCGGGACCAGGGGAAGGCGGCATTCCTCGGCAACGTCCACATTCGGCCGGGCTACGCGTGGAGGATGAGCGAGATCCATGCCGTCACCGGTCTCGTGCACCTGCGCCGGCTGCCGGAGTTCCTCGCCATACGGGCCCGGATCGCGGCCCGCTACGACGCGGTGATCGACGCGAACCCCGCCCTGGAGCGCCTGCGGACACCGCCCGCGGACACGCACAACTATTACAAGTACATAGTGCTGCCAAGTGTCGGCGTCGATCGGACGTCGCTGCGCAAGGAGCTGAAGGAAAAGCATGGAGTGGGCCTTGCCGGCGAGGTCTACGAGGCCCCGCTGCACCAGCAGCCGGTCTTCGAGGGCCTCACCGCGGGGGCGCTTCCTGCCGCCGAGGACGTCTGTGCTCGGCATATCTGTCTGCCCGTCCATTCGGATATGACCGACGCCGAGGCCGACCACGTTCTCGCCGGCCTCTCCGGGGCACTGAGAGCCCAGTTGCTGACCGGCTGAGGAAACGCCAGGCAGACTCGCCAGCTGGCGGCTCGACGCGTGACGCACGCCTTCGGTCGCCGCGAGCGGGACATCTTCCGTCTCCCGCGCAGATCCGCGAGCCGTCGCCGTCACGGTCGTTCTCGTCCGGCCGTCCCGGCGGAGGTTCCCCCGTTTGGAGCACTGACATGCGAGTTGCTGTTACTGGCGGTTCCGGCTTCATCGGCGCGCACGTGGTCGACCGGCTGCTGGACGCGGGCCACGAGGTCCGCGCGCTGGATCTGGCCGTCAACGGCGCCGAGACCCGGGCGGACCACCAGGTGATCGACGTCCTCGACCTCGACGCCGTGGCCGGCGCGTTCGACGGCTGTGACGCGGTCTTCCACATCGCCGGCATGTCGAACGTCGACCTGGCCTTCGCCGACCCGGTCGGCACCGTGCGGCTCAACGTCGAGGGCACCGGCAACGTCTGCGAGGCGGCCCGCCGGACCGGCGTGCGCCGGGTGCTGTTCGCCAGCACCGTCTGGGTCTACGGCGCCGTGCCCGACGCCGACGGGAGGCCCGAGCTCGGCGCGGCGGGCGGCGAGGGGCTGACAGAGGACTCCGTCATCGAGCTCGGCCGGGCCGGCCACGTCTACACCTCGACCAAGCTGGCGGCGGAGCTGCTGCTGCACAGCTACCGGGAGACCTACGGCCTGCCGTTCGC contains the following coding sequences:
- a CDS encoding DegT/DnrJ/EryC1/StrS family aminotransferase; protein product: MQVPAARIVFSEADRAEIAAATAEVLATGQLTLGTYTREFEDAFARAQAAPFAIAVNSGTAALEIILRAVDVAGADVVLPTNTFAATAFAVQRAGGRPVFADVDPDTFALSAQTVAAVLTDRTKAVVVVHVGGLIPAGIDALQALCDERGLALVEDAAHAHGSRRAGRYAGQFGVAAAFSFYPTKVITSGEGGMIVTADERIRNEALLYRDQGKAAFLGNVHIRPGYAWRMSEIHAVTGLVHLRRLPEFLAIRARIAARYDAVIDANPALERLRTPPADTHNYYKYIVLPSVGVDRTSLRKELKEKHGVGLAGEVYEAPLHQQPVFEGLTAGALPAAEDVCARHICLPVHSDMTDAEADHVLAGLSGALRAQLLTG